In Lactobacillus sp. PV012, one genomic interval encodes:
- a CDS encoding YveK family protein, which yields MEEKATQTNTIDLKYLWNLVKSNIWRIIIWTIGLGIIGFAVAAFVIPPKYSSSTQILVNQKKDRNDPNAAYTMQQANIQVINTYKDLITSPVVLKDASSYLANPVKVVKKAKKAVYRRNAAGNRVLVSKATPAVVERDGKSYEISAQKLQGMISVQTQQNSQVFTITAKANTPEKAQAVANAVANSFKKKITSVMDVNNVTIVSTANKGAKSFPNTKLFTAAGLVIGLLISFAIIIIRDAMNTTVRSDEYLTQDLGLTNLGTVTHFRLSNNFKVNGKDDKSKGKRV from the coding sequence ATGGAAGAAAAGGCAACACAAACAAATACAATTGACTTAAAATATCTCTGGAATTTAGTCAAAAGCAATATTTGGCGGATTATTATTTGGACGATTGGTTTAGGAATTATTGGCTTTGCAGTCGCTGCTTTTGTAATTCCACCAAAATATAGTTCAAGTACGCAAATCCTTGTTAACCAAAAAAAGGATCGCAACGATCCAAACGCTGCATATACAATGCAACAAGCCAATATTCAAGTAATTAATACTTATAAGGATTTAATTACCAGTCCAGTGGTTTTAAAAGATGCATCATCTTACTTAGCAAATCCAGTTAAAGTAGTTAAAAAAGCTAAAAAAGCTGTCTATCGTCGTAATGCAGCTGGTAATCGAGTTTTAGTTTCAAAGGCTACACCAGCAGTTGTTGAACGTGATGGAAAGAGTTATGAAATTAGTGCCCAAAAGTTACAAGGGATGATTTCAGTGCAAACTCAGCAAAATTCCCAAGTGTTTACAATTACTGCTAAAGCTAATACTCCTGAAAAAGCTCAAGCAGTAGCTAACGCAGTAGCAAATTCTTTCAAGAAGAAGATTACAAGCGTCATGGACGTTAATAACGTGACAATTGTTTCAACTGCTAACAAAGGAGCAAAAAGTTTTCCAAATACTAAGTTGTTTACAGCGGCAGGTCTTGTAATTGGATTATTGATTAGTTTTGCAATAATTATTATTCGGGATGCAATGAATACTACTGTTAGAAGCGATGAATACTTAACCCAAGATCTTGGATTAACTAATTTAGGAACAGTTACTCATTTCCGCTTATCTAATAATTTTAAAGTTAATGGTAAAGATGATAAAAGCAAAGGTAAGCGTGTTTAA
- a CDS encoding LCP family protein: MDNQENKKGNSSKHRHRHHHRRKKFWRVFWIIIGLAAVVALFFAGYMYKNLRDASDNMYTPVSKTTKSNKSRSNLDKLLAEKKPINILLLGIDTGAMNRHWKGRTDTIMMLSINPKTETTRITSIPRDMKASLPDYPNVSPIKINSAYTLGGVSETIKTLDKYYSVPIDGYILMNMGGLKKAIDQVGGVTVTSPLTFNNMGYSFVEGKTYHMMGKQALAFAQLRHGDPNQDYGRQERDRRIIVGLLKKSVSPKTLLNKDFLESISTQMQTDLTLSQMYKIGTDYRQATKHEVTDHAQGVSKMINNQKYGQMEVEVVDKKERQRINNEIRQSLEINRINVMDDGEY; encoded by the coding sequence ATGGACAATCAAGAAAATAAAAAAGGAAATTCATCAAAACATCGGCATCGACACCATCATCGACGTAAGAAGTTTTGGCGGGTATTTTGGATTATTATTGGCTTAGCTGCAGTAGTAGCATTATTCTTTGCTGGGTACATGTATAAGAACTTACGTGATGCTAGTGATAATATGTATACGCCAGTATCTAAAACTACTAAAAGCAATAAATCAAGAAGTAATTTGGATAAATTACTAGCAGAAAAGAAGCCAATTAATATTTTATTACTAGGAATTGATACAGGAGCAATGAATCGGCATTGGAAGGGTAGAACTGATACCATTATGATGCTTTCAATTAATCCTAAGACTGAAACAACTAGAATCACTTCAATTCCACGTGATATGAAGGCAAGTTTACCTGATTATCCAAATGTTTCACCAATTAAGATTAACTCTGCTTATACTTTGGGTGGAGTAAGTGAAACAATTAAGACACTTGATAAATATTATAGTGTTCCAATTGATGGTTATATTTTGATGAATATGGGTGGCTTAAAGAAAGCCATTGATCAAGTAGGTGGAGTTACTGTAACTTCTCCTCTTACCTTTAACAACATGGGATATAGTTTTGTAGAAGGTAAGACTTACCATATGATGGGTAAACAAGCTCTGGCATTTGCCCAATTGCGCCATGGGGACCCTAACCAAGATTATGGCCGTCAAGAACGTGATCGTCGAATTATTGTTGGTTTACTTAAGAAGTCTGTCTCCCCTAAGACACTTTTGAATAAGGATTTCTTAGAGTCAATTTCAACTCAAATGCAAACCGATTTAACTCTATCCCAAATGTATAAGATTGGAACAGATTATCGCCAAGCTACTAAGCATGAAGTAACAGATCATGCTCAAGGAGTAAGTAAGATGATCAACAATCAAAAATATGGTCAAATGGAAGTTGAAGTGGTTGATAAGAAAGAACGTCAACGTATCAACAACGAAATTCGTCAATCCTTAGAAATTAATAGAATTAACGTAATGGACGATGGAGAATATTAA
- a CDS encoding CpsD/CapB family tyrosine-protein kinase, producing the protein MAGFRRNKRGTNETMQHGAKLITVAKPKSPVAEQFRTIRTNINFMSVDEQIKKLAFTSANISEGKSTVTANVAVTMAQSGKKVLLIDADLHRPTLHQTFNIPNKAGLTTILTSESAEINLSDIVKSGVVDNLSVLPSGPIPPNPSELLGSKRMHDFLDNVSNHYDMVIIDMAPVLEISDSQVLAGEMDGVILVVREGVTQKAGIARAVELLKMTKTRILGYIMNDVRTGANGYGYGYGYGYDDKGK; encoded by the coding sequence ATGGCAGGATTTAGACGTAATAAACGTGGTACAAATGAAACAATGCAACATGGTGCTAAACTGATTACAGTTGCCAAACCCAAAAGCCCTGTTGCAGAGCAATTTAGAACAATAAGAACTAACATCAATTTTATGAGTGTTGATGAACAAATTAAAAAATTAGCTTTTACTTCGGCTAATATTTCTGAAGGGAAATCAACCGTTACTGCGAATGTAGCTGTAACGATGGCACAATCTGGTAAAAAGGTCTTACTAATTGATGCTGACTTACACCGTCCAACTCTTCATCAAACCTTTAATATTCCTAATAAAGCAGGGTTAACAACAATTTTAACTTCTGAATCAGCGGAAATAAATCTAAGCGATATAGTTAAATCAGGAGTAGTAGATAATTTATCAGTATTACCATCTGGTCCAATTCCACCAAATCCTTCAGAACTACTAGGTTCTAAGAGAATGCATGACTTTTTGGATAATGTCTCAAACCATTATGATATGGTAATCATTGATATGGCACCTGTCTTAGAAATTTCTGATAGTCAAGTTTTGGCTGGTGAAATGGATGGGGTAATCTTAGTTGTGCGTGAAGGAGTAACCCAAAAAGCTGGAATTGCGCGTGCAGTTGAATTACTAAAGATGACTAAGACACGTATCTTGGGTTATATTATGAATGATGTGCGTACAGG